Genomic window (Polaromonas sp. JS666):
TTTTTGCCGTCTGACTGTGAGCCATGCCCGAACTGCCCGAAGTTGAAGTCACCCGCCTGAGTTTTGCAGGCCGCATTGCAGGTGCCCGCATCGAAGCGGTGTCCATGGGCAAACCGCTGCGCTGGCCGCTGGGCTGCAGCCCGCAGCAACTCGTGGGCCTGCGGGTGCTGGCCGTGCGGCGCCGCGGCAAGTACCTGCTGGTCGACCTGAGCGATGGCCTGTTGCTGATTCACCTGGGCATGTCGGGCAGCGTCAGCTTTGGCTCGAGTCTGTCTTCGCCCGGCAAGCATGATCACTTTGACATGGTGACCAGCCTTGGAACCTTGCGCCTGAACGACCCGCGCCGTTTCGGCGCGGTAGTGTATGCCGGAGACGAGCACGACGCTGTGGCCCACAAGCTCCTGGGCCGGCTGGGCGTCGAGCCGCTCAGCGACGCTTTTGACGCGGCGCTGTTCCACCAGGCGCTCAAGCCCAGGCAGACCCCCATCAAGCAGGTCTTGCTGGGCGGTGAAGCAGTGGTTGGCGTGGGCAATATATACGCCTCGGAGGCGCTGTTTCTGGCCGGTATCCGGCCTACCACCAAGGCGTCCCGCATCAGCAAACCGCGCGCAGCGTTGCTCCACCGCGCCATTCGGCAGGTATTGACACAGGCCGTTACAAAAGGGGGGAGCACCCTCAGGGACTTTTCCAATGCCCAGGGCGAGGCCGGTCATTTTCAGCTCGACGCCATGGTGTACGACCGTGCGGGCATGCCCTGCAAGGTGTGCGGATCGCCCATCAAAAGCATCCGGCAGGGCCAGCGATCGACTTTTTATTGCGTCAGTTGCCAGAAACCGTGAGCGTTCCAGAGCGGGCGCCCATGGTTGTTTCAGGTGGGCGATGCTATATTGACCATTCACACCCACACAGTTGACTATGTCTTTTAACGAAAAATTTGACCAGCACGGCGCATGGCGACGCGGATTTGCCCTGCGGCTGAAGTTGCTTGCCGAGTGGATGAAAGACCACGACCTGCTCGACGCGGCAGTGGAAGAGCGGCTGCACAGGCTGGAGTCGCAGGTGCGCTCCGACAAGGTCATGGTGGCTTTTGTGGCGGAATTTTCGCGTGGCAAATCCGAGCTGATCAATGCCATCTTCTTTGCCGGCTATGGCCGCCGCATCATGCCGGCGAGCGCTGGCCGCACTACCATGTGCCCGACCGAGCTGGGCTACGACGCCGATGTGCCACCCTGCCTGCGCCTGTTGCCGATCGAGACGCGCCTGAAGTCCCAGGCGCTGATGGAATGGCGCATGGTGCCCGAAAAGTGGACGCGCGTTGACCTGGACGTGAACGACCCGGCCCAGCTGGCGCAGGCCCTCGAGAAGGTCGCCGAGGTTCGGCATGTCACCCAGGAAGAGGCCCGCTTGCTCGGATTCTGGAACGACAGCACGCCGGAAGACAACCCCCTGGTGGGCGCCGATGGCTTGATCGAAGTGCCGAAGTGGCGTCATGCGCTGATCAACATCGCGCATCCGCTGCTCAAGCAGGGTCTGGTTATCCTCGATACGCCGGGCCTGAATGCGATAGGCGCCGAGCCTGAGCTGACCGTCAGCCTGATCCCTCAGGCGCATGCGGTGGTGTTCATCCTCGCCGCTGATACCGGTGTGACCAAATCCGACCTGTCCATCTGGCGCGAACACCTGATCACCGAGGGTGACGCCAGCGACGCGCGCCTGGTGGTGCTGAACAAGATCGACACCATGTGGGATGCCTTGAGCACACCCGAGCAGGTGCAGGCGCAAATTGACCGGCAAAGGGTGACATCGGCCGAAATCCTGGGGCTGCCCGAGTCGCAGGTCATTCCGGTTTCTGCGCAAAAAGGATTGCTTGCCAAGGTGACGGGCGACAAGGCGCTTTTGCAGGCCAGCCGCTTGCCGGTGCTTGAGCTCGCATTGGCCCAGGGCGTGATGGGCCAGCGCCAGAAGATCCTGCGCACGGCAGTGGCCGGCGGTATTGGCGAGCTGAGAATCGAGGCGGGGCGCGCCATGCACATTCGCCGGCGTGACCTGGCCGAGCAGATGATCGAGCTGCGCGGCCTGAGAGGCAAGAACATCTCCGTGATCAAGCACATGCGCACGCGCATCGAGCAGGAGCAGGGCGAATTTGACACCAGCGGCGCCAAAATACATGCCGTGCGGTCCGTGCACCTCAAATTGCTTCGGGAAATGTTTACCCTGCTCAGCACGCCAACGCTGAAGGCCGAGTTGGCCGAACTGACGGCGACGCTCAAGAAGTCGGGTATCAAACTCGGCGTGAGGAAGGCTTACGGCCAGACCTTTTCCCGGCTGCGCGAGGGCCTGCAGAAGTGCCAAATTCTCAGTGGCGAAATCCAGTCCATGCTGACCGCCTCTTTTCGGCAGTTGAATGCTGAATTCAGCTTCTCGCTGCAGGCGCCCAAGGAGCCTGAGCTGGTCCGGTACGTCAACGACCTGGAACTGATACAGCGCAGCCACCTGCAATACCTGGGGGTGAGCAATATCCTGAAACTGTCGCAGGCCGAGTTTTCCGAGCGGCTGGTTCGGGCGCTGGCCACGCGCCTGCGGGTGGTGTACGAGTCCGCCTTGGGCGAAGTGGAACTCTGGAACAAGTCAGCAGCATCACAGCTGGACGCGCAGCTGCGCGAGCGGCGCCGCAATTTCGGGCGCAGGCTCGAAGCGATCGAGCGTATCCAGCAGGCAGCATCCGGCCTGGACGAGCGCATTGCCGAGATTGAGGACCAGGAGAATGTCCTCAATGAGCTCGACACCAAGCTCAAAGAGCTGACCGAGCATCTGATGGGCGGGCCTGCAACCCATCCCAAGGCAGAAGAGCCGGCGGTCGCCATGGAACAGGCGGCGATGAGCCAGGCAGCCTGACCCGTGGTCCCTCACCGCTGATGAAGGCCGCAGGCGTTACGCGCAAAGGCCGGCCGACGAATCCGCCTGCTCGTGAGCCACGCGGGAATCCGGACGTTGTGCCATCGACCCTGGTAGGGTTTTCCGGTGAAATCGTGCGCTGGCAGGCCACGCATGGGCGCAATAGCCTGCCCTGGCAAAACACGCGCGACCCCTACCGCGTGTGGCTGTCGGAGATCATGCTCCAGCAGACCCAGGTCGCGACCGTGCTCGACTACTACGCCCGGTTTTTGCAGCATTTCCCCGCAGTCAGCGACCTGGCCGCTGCCTCGCAGGATGAGGTGCTGGCCTTGTGGAGCGGCCTGGGCTACTACAGCCGGGCGCGCAACCTGCACCGGTGCGCACAGGACGTCATGCTGCTGCATGCGGGGCAGTTTCCGCGTACCGCCGAACAGCTTCAGACCTTGCCAGGTATAGGCCGTTCGACCGCAGCTGCCATTGCGTCATTCTGTTTTGGAGAGCGCGTCGCGATTCTGGATGGCAACGTCAAACGGGTGCTCACGCGGGTGCTCGGTTTTTCGGCGGATCTTGCGCAAAGCGCCAATGAACGTGCGCTGTGGGATATGGCGACCAACTTGTTGCCCACACAGGATTTGCCGGACAGCATGCCGCGTTACACGCAAGGGCTGATGGATCTGGGCGCCACGATTTGCGCTGGCCGGCAGCCGCAGTGCCTGCTGTGCCCGGTGCAGAATCTGTGCGGCGGCCGTGCGAGCGGTGAGCCCGAAAAATACCCCGTCAAGACGCGAACGCTCAAGCGCAGTTCGCGGGCGCTGAGCCTGCTATGGGCGCAGAGGCCGGACGGCTCGGTCTGGCTTGAAAAGCGCCCTGCGTCGGGCATCTGGGGCGGGCTGTATTGCCTGCCGGTTTTTGACAGCGAGGACGCGCTGAAGGATTTTTTGCCACCCAGCGTGCACGGCCGGCTGGAGCCTCTGCCGCATTTTGTTCATGTGCTGACGCACAGGGATTTGCATCTGGCCCCGTGGATCGCGGGCTTCCGGGCGGGCCAGGCCATGCCGAAAGCGATGGATGCGGGGGCGCGTGCCGGTGCGTGGTTTGGCCCGGCGCAATGGCCGGGTTTGGGCTTGCCTGCGCCCATCCGCAAACTGCTGCTGCAGGATGCACCGGCGTGAGCGGGATTTTGGCGATGTACCGGACCGTTGCTGCCTGATCAGCCGGCATCCAGTTCGCGGTGCCGTTTCAGGGTGGGCCACTGCCTGCCAAACGACTCGGCCAGCTTTTCCACCAGGTAAACGGAGCGGTGCTGGCCGCCGGTGCAGCCAATGGCCACCGTGACGTAGCTGCGGTGATCGCGCACCAGGGCCTGCAACCAGTGATCAAGGAACTTCTCGATATCCCTGAACATGTCATTCACCTCTGCATGCGCCTTCAGGTAATCGGCGACGGCGAGGTCGCACCCTGTGAGGTGGCGAAGGTCTGGTTCGTAATGCGGGTTGGGGAGCATCCGCACGTCAAAGACATAGTCGGCATCCAGCGGCACGCCGCGCTTGAAGGCAAATGACTCAAACACCAGCGTCAGTTGGGGGGCCGGGGCCGCGATCAGTGACTTCACGTAGGCCTGCAACTGCGAGGCGCGGATCATGCTGGTGTCCAGCACGTGGGATTGCTCGCGCATGTCGCCCAGCAGCTCGCGCTCCAGCTCAATGGCATCGACCAGCGCCCTGTGCTGGTCGGCCGTATCGCCGCGCGACAGCGGGTGAAGCCGGCGGGTCTCGGAAAAGCGCCGGACCAGCGTTTCGGTGTTGGCGTCCAGAAACAGGGATTGCACAGTCACGCCCTGCGCCTGCAACTGCCGCAGCTGCTGCGGAACAAGCGGTAATGACGTGGCACTTCGCACATCCATCGCAATGGCCACTTTTCGGGGGCCGTGCTGATGCTCAAGGGCCACAAAGGGCGTCAGCAGTTCCGGTGGCAGGTTGTCCACGCAGTAATAGCCGGCGTCTTCCAGCGCGTGCAGGGCCACGGACTTGCCCGAGCCCGACATGCCGGTGATGAGAACCATTTCCAGTGCCATCACTGGCCCAGCATTTCCTTGGCGTGCGCCAGCGTGGTGCCCGACAGCCGTTCACCACCCAGCATGCGGCCAACCTCCGCCACGCGTTGTTCGCCGTTGACATGGTCCACGGTGCTGACGGTCGCGCCTTTTTCGGTGCGCTTGGCCACCACCAGATGCTGGTCGGCACACGCGGCGACCTGGGGCAGATGGGTCACGGCCATGACCTGCCGGTCCTTGCCCAGCTGCTTCATCAGGCGGCCCACCGTTTCAGCCACGGCGCCGCCCACGCCCGAATCAACCTCGTCAAAGATCAGGGTTTGCGCCTGGCCCAACTGGCTGGTGGTGACGGCAATGGCCAGGGCGATGCGCGACAGCTCGCCGCCTGACGCGACCTTGCCGACCGGGCGGGGGGTGCTGCCGCTGTGGCCCGCCACCAGAAATTCAGCCTGCTCCAGGCCATGCTGGGCGGGCTGCTCCAGCTTGCCGAGTGCGACGTCAAATTTGCCGCCCTGCATGCCCAAGCCCTGCATGGCTTG
Coding sequences:
- the mutM gene encoding bifunctional DNA-formamidopyrimidine glycosylase/DNA-(apurinic or apyrimidinic site) lyase, which gives rise to MPELPEVEVTRLSFAGRIAGARIEAVSMGKPLRWPLGCSPQQLVGLRVLAVRRRGKYLLVDLSDGLLLIHLGMSGSVSFGSSLSSPGKHDHFDMVTSLGTLRLNDPRRFGAVVYAGDEHDAVAHKLLGRLGVEPLSDAFDAALFHQALKPRQTPIKQVLLGGEAVVGVGNIYASEALFLAGIRPTTKASRISKPRAALLHRAIRQVLTQAVTKGGSTLRDFSNAQGEAGHFQLDAMVYDRAGMPCKVCGSPIKSIRQGQRSTFYCVSCQKP
- a CDS encoding dynamin family protein, encoding MSFNEKFDQHGAWRRGFALRLKLLAEWMKDHDLLDAAVEERLHRLESQVRSDKVMVAFVAEFSRGKSELINAIFFAGYGRRIMPASAGRTTMCPTELGYDADVPPCLRLLPIETRLKSQALMEWRMVPEKWTRVDLDVNDPAQLAQALEKVAEVRHVTQEEARLLGFWNDSTPEDNPLVGADGLIEVPKWRHALINIAHPLLKQGLVILDTPGLNAIGAEPELTVSLIPQAHAVVFILAADTGVTKSDLSIWREHLITEGDASDARLVVLNKIDTMWDALSTPEQVQAQIDRQRVTSAEILGLPESQVIPVSAQKGLLAKVTGDKALLQASRLPVLELALAQGVMGQRQKILRTAVAGGIGELRIEAGRAMHIRRRDLAEQMIELRGLRGKNISVIKHMRTRIEQEQGEFDTSGAKIHAVRSVHLKLLREMFTLLSTPTLKAELAELTATLKKSGIKLGVRKAYGQTFSRLREGLQKCQILSGEIQSMLTASFRQLNAEFSFSLQAPKEPELVRYVNDLELIQRSHLQYLGVSNILKLSQAEFSERLVRALATRLRVVYESALGEVELWNKSAASQLDAQLRERRRNFGRRLEAIERIQQAASGLDERIAEIEDQENVLNELDTKLKELTEHLMGGPATHPKAEEPAVAMEQAAMSQAA
- the mutY gene encoding A/G-specific adenine glycosylase produces the protein MPSTLVGFSGEIVRWQATHGRNSLPWQNTRDPYRVWLSEIMLQQTQVATVLDYYARFLQHFPAVSDLAAASQDEVLALWSGLGYYSRARNLHRCAQDVMLLHAGQFPRTAEQLQTLPGIGRSTAAAIASFCFGERVAILDGNVKRVLTRVLGFSADLAQSANERALWDMATNLLPTQDLPDSMPRYTQGLMDLGATICAGRQPQCLLCPVQNLCGGRASGEPEKYPVKTRTLKRSSRALSLLWAQRPDGSVWLEKRPASGIWGGLYCLPVFDSEDALKDFLPPSVHGRLEPLPHFVHVLTHRDLHLAPWIAGFRAGQAMPKAMDAGARAGAWFGPAQWPGLGLPAPIRKLLLQDAPA
- the rapZ gene encoding RNase adapter RapZ, which codes for MALEMVLITGMSGSGKSVALHALEDAGYYCVDNLPPELLTPFVALEHQHGPRKVAIAMDVRSATSLPLVPQQLRQLQAQGVTVQSLFLDANTETLVRRFSETRRLHPLSRGDTADQHRALVDAIELERELLGDMREQSHVLDTSMIRASQLQAYVKSLIAAPAPQLTLVFESFAFKRGVPLDADYVFDVRMLPNPHYEPDLRHLTGCDLAVADYLKAHAEVNDMFRDIEKFLDHWLQALVRDHRSYVTVAIGCTGGQHRSVYLVEKLAESFGRQWPTLKRHRELDAG